The genomic interval CATATCCCAGAATCACTGAAATAAAGGACTTTTTTACATGGTAAAGGACAATGTTCCTGGTTGACGATGGCTCTGCAACTATACGTTGCAGTCATGCACAATGATGATGACCATGATTTCCGTTACTTTGGTTTATGAAAGTGAAAATCACGATGTAACGAAAGTAGTGAGTCTACTGACacatcttttcttccatattgtgatttACTTCCCAGTGAAATGGAttactgggggaaaaaaaaacatgtagagCGGAGACTTGGTTTCATCCACTGGCTGTCGATTGGATGGaagcagatctgaatgtgaacTTGAAGTTGATTGTAAAAAGGGGTGGGACTAAATGATTGAAGTCAGACACATCACCAGTCTGTTGATTTACTGGAAAATCATGATGTTTGATTAAGGATAATGAGATGcgtttaaaaatgacaatttttctaatttcatgctgactttaaatacTACTTTATGTAAATTTCTCATGTATCTCTTTGTTTTCAAAATGtagttttcatgtttaattgtTTAAGACATAGGATTCACTTTAAAGACTTTTCAATGGCAACTTCTCCTTTTCTGTTCTACGAGAGACAATAAGGGTGTCAAAATGAGCTGGAAACCCTCTGCCGCAGGAGACAGGTTGAGGGTAGAGGCTTTTGGAAGCCCTTTCAGGAGGGTCCACTCATTAGTGGTCAGCTGCACCCTGAACATTCAGACTCTCCTGTCCCCCCTCTCCTCCTCTCCAGGCCCTGATGAAACCCTTTTCACCCACtcagggagagaaaatggctgcAGGAGGAGGAGAAAATCTTAGAGGTGCATTGCACAGAGAGTCCTGGATGTCAACAGGCCCATAATGATACCTGATAGCCCCTGGAAAACActcctctctctttccctctttacttctttcttttaatttccCTCTTTTCCTTTTCCTAGAGCCCTTCTTGGTTCTACACGCCTCAGACGCGATGCACTTGAAAGCATAATTAGAGGTAAAACAGTGACTGTATCTCCCATCATCCTTACATGTAACCATTGCAAAGTCCTTTGTTTTTAAACCTCTCTCCTCAAAATTCTCCTTTTCTCCCTGACTTTTTGAAAAGCTGCTCAAAAGGAGGTGGAGGTGggggttggggggggggggggggggagtgAGAGGGTGAAAAGTGGgagcaagagagaaagagaaaacgcAAGAGAGTTCCCTCTGCGAGTCGCCAAGGTGCTCTCTAGTCCATTGTGCAGTGTGCTGTCAGGTTAAATTAGGGAGTACAGGCTCTGTGAGTGTAAAAAAATCAATACTTGATGGAAGATTGCTCCCCGGAAAATCTGTTTTGATTCCAGGATTAATTCTTGACCAAAGGCTCCGCTGAAATGACATGCCATTAGGGCCGAAAATGAACACATTCGGCAGTGGAAATTGGATGGAAATGTGTCAGGTGATTGCCCCGGCTGCTTGTTTTGCTCTCCTGGAGAGTGAGAGAGGAAGGGAGAGCGCGTGAGGGGAAAAGTGCGGCGCTGGAGGAAGGTGTGGCGGCAGAAAGCCTCGGATCCGCAGGCCCCGCGGAatccattttcaggccttcGTCGCGGCCCTCCGGAGTATTCTCTGGGCCATTGTTGTCCGGCTCCTGCAAATGCACTCTGTGCAAGGTGAAATGCATTTGTCCACTGGCTGCATCTCTCCTGTGTGTTCCCTTAAAGCGCAAGATGAAGAATAGGCCATCTTAAAATAAAGCAGGGACCTCTTTTCTTTGTCTCTGTGGTGCGGAGGAAAGAAAGGGAAAATGCAATATTGATGAGAGTAATGTGTTTGTCATCACTTGTAGCGTATATCCAGCACCTgagtacaaaaaacaaaaaaacaaaaacaagaccCTGCTCCCTAAGATAACgtggtttaaaagcattataAAATGTTAGAACTGGtgttaaaatgaaaagtaatcaatataaatttagtttatatttattttatgtatattaatgtttaagtatgtatatatattttaatttatagcctacttatttatttaaaaaattttatacatttatacatattttaaaacattaatgcatttaagCACTTCATTTAAATCTAATGCCTTCTAATGCAATCTATgctaatttcataattatttcaaCTCGGgtgaaataattatgaaattagcATAGATTGCATTAGAAGGCATTAGATGTAAATGCCTGTAACAGGTATATAAGTGAGAACATTTTCAGTTCTTCAATTCttctagcaaaaaaataaatataatttttaaaaatgtatttagaaattatttgtacatttataaatgtttgaaatatgTTCCATATTTTAAaggtgttattttttttttttgttcaaagtgaacaaaatttaaataatcaataattaataCATCATAGTCAATACTTAATACatatccttcttccaaaacatgtttttatcttaccctgattcactatggtaagctttttataaaagtttatattttagaccagatgggatggttttcgcgggaaattgcGTTCATACATCACTCACCCGTACGTGTCTCGGATTGTTGTAAAAGCAATGCGGAGATGGCGTTTTTATTAGGCTACTCGTCAGGTGAGTATTTTATtcaacagataaattgccatatgtagctctctagcAGAGttaattgtaaagcattatctattgtgaagggtcatttcattatggttgtagCTGTGcttgaatttattttcaaggaagtatcGTGTTTATATATGGGTAGCCTAGTTACAGTAGCCTAACGTCTATAGCttgtcagcttgagatcctctCAATCTAAACTGgtctaatgctgccttcacgtgctatcggaattaTCGTAAGTACGATTTCCCTAGTTAAAATTTGGACATGAACGCCCTCTCAAGTCGTATTTACCACTGGGAAGTTCGGGGATGATACCCAAGTTCCCGAGTTGGGCGGGCCacaaactttaaacatggcggAGGGGAGAACGATTGCTGCTGTGACAGGTTCtttattagttgtttttttcccccacaacaGCTACATTGCCTTGCCTTGTCTTGTCGTTAAAGTAgggcatatttacatatatcaATAATAATTTGAAGCGTATTGTATTTTATACACAGAGAAAATAGCCTGTATTTGACCGAAATTCTAGAATCGTCAGCAAACTGAATaagattttcccaataaataggcaagaataataaacctggtgtcctccatgattcctgttctttccGACAGCAAAGCACTTGAATGAGACGAGcttgtaatcacgacttcagaagtgggaagcaGGAAATTTATGATAACCTGTGAAGGCAGTATTAAGCCTAGTAGTGAGTCTTTCTCTCTTTTagttatgagaaagaaccatATCAGTCTGtacagtcacgcagagccgaagcacaaccaaaacaatgttcttccgcaaaatgcatgcagttttgttttttaaccgctagagagccaaaagttacatagtgcctttaaataaataaataaatactgtagctAAATAGTACAATGCATTCAAAAATGACCTAAATAAAATATGCTAACTTCATCATTTCACAATAGATACTTAAGAAGTATATGAGTGAATATGCTTTCAGTTCTGAAAGTCTATGGAGagctaaaaatatatttaaaattaatttttttcttatttatttagaaattatttgtacatttaaatcttttgaaatgtttgatattttaaatgtataatgacTGTAACTAAACAGTTGAATGCATTCAAATCGGCCTACGTAAAATATGctaattttataattagttcactttagatACTTCTAAAGGAGTGAGTACACTTTCAGTTCTGAAAATCTACTGTAAGCTGAAACTTGCTTAGCTGTTTAACTTTTTCATTGAGTCTAAGCAGTAACATCACTGTATGGTGGTTTTTCAATTAAATTCCACCATGGATTCCTGAGGGTTCCCAGCACCTGTGATGAATTTGGATTTTCCACACTGATATCAGCACTGAACAAAGTGCTAACGGTGAGGAAAAGAACCTTAAATGGATACATTTCTACCCACTGGGCAATAGAGGATGACTCTCTTCTCATAAAACTCTCACCTGCTGCGCCACTTCACTGTCTGAACCATCACACGAGCTTGTAAAAATTGGGCCCATTATGAGACATAATTTATAACCAGGATCAAGCACTATTCACAGTTGCGCAAGGCACATTTGAGGATGACAGATGACTCACGTAGAGCTTATTTTAAAAGTTGCATACCTGAAAATTATTCCTGTCCTGAAATAACAGTAAAGATAAATGAGGTGTTTTAATTAGCATAATTGTAAAGGTCACAGTTCTGTTGCAGTGGATTAATCCTCTTCACAATTACAGTACTGCTCTATTTAGCATATCATATGTAACATAATACTTCAAATTAGACAAGCCAAATTAATTAGACTCCTCATTAAACATGGCACTTTTGGAGAAATAAAGTCTTGCTTCTTAAGTAATGTTGACACTTAAATTAATGTATTGATCTTATAAGGCTTTCAGTTCCATCTTTCAATTTGTCTAATTGTCCCAGAGTATGGGGAGGAAAAACAATAACTGTCAGCTCCTTTAATTTCCAATGAAGTGTTTACCCTAAATCTTATTATTGGCTATTGACAGGCTTCAGTGACAGTGGCTTGAGCCATTCTCATCTTCAATAAGATTCCttatataatttctttattgAATTATTTGCATCTAgctgaaaaatgtatttgtgtcaTTTAGCATTTACATTacactaaatatatattcacTTTAGATTCATTCATTGCAAACTGACTACCTCGCAGGACTCCATCCATTTAGTGTCCAGTGATTAACTCAAATCAGTCTGTCGAAAACAGACACAGTTTAATATGAATCTAGCGCCATCTAGCGGTCATACAGGACACATGCCTGTACTATGCTCAATATAAcacttttttgtgtgcaatattaatatttcattttgttaaaataatcaacattaatgtgttattttataattaatatttcaaaattttcttcttttttttcttagattGCAACATTACATTAATTTTCCATCCTCTAGCAACTCGCAACCTCTGGCAAGACAAAATGAACAGTTTTTGTCATGccagtaaaaacagcaaattTGAAATCAAAAGAAGGACAAATAGAATATTCAAAGAATGTTAGTaaaatagtagtagtagtagtggtaataatgataataatacaattaattaagttagtattacattaatttaaatgtaattagtattgcaatgaaattaataatatttttgacatcACAGGCTCCTTTTTATTGGGtactatttataatttaataaaacaaaatctttttttgcaGGTATTAAAATGGCAATATGCACACTGAATCAgtattaaatgttgtttaactACAATATTGTCATTGATATACAgtagtggtcaaaagtgacataTTCACCCTgtattcaaatattatataaaatttgttaaagatttataAGCATATTACATAGGactagttgtgcttggagtcaattgtttgtgataatgcaatgaaacatgccgAATTGTGTAGACATCATTTTTGgacaggctgtcatacaaagaaattatgaacacatgcaaaaacaagagagaaccaacaaaatattaataactgcttatgttgtagtcagttttttttctatttgagatttttgtttttctatactttttttttttttttgcatagtaaaataaaacctgtagctgtagtttttttttttttttgccaaataattttgtcagataaataccttaaccaagtttgttttgttcttctctcatatttaaaatattaaaaaatatataggcctaaaagtattttaatatttgcttccggacatcacttttggtcaGTACATCATGATACATGCTTTGCGACATCataggttaaagggttagttcacccaaaaatgaaaacaatgtcatttattactcaccctcatgtcgttctacacccataagaccttcgttcatcttcagaacacaaattaagatatttttaataaaatccgatggctcagtgaggcctgcattggcagcaagatcatttcctttttcactGCCCAGAAAGataataaagacatatttaaaacagttcatgtgactacagtggttcaaccttaatattataaagcgacgagaatactttttgtgtgccaaaaatagcgactttattcaacaatatctagtaatgggcgatttcaaaacactgcttcatgaagcttcgaaggtttacgaatcttttgtttcgaatcaatggttcggagcgtgtgtcaaactgccaaagtcacatgaactattgaaatttcgaaacacttataacgtaatgaagcctcatttactgaaatcgcatgattttggcactccgaaccactgattcgaaacaaaagattagttTTAGATTCTAGTTGCGTCCCAAACGCACTATAGTATGCACTTATACACAATGTACTTATgtactatgtactcatccatgtagtgcaTGAATTGTATAAgctgattttgtcatttaacaacgGAGTCTGATACCCGCTCCCCCTCTGCaatgtaattaaagctgcgacagttgagtgcatgaagtgtccaacattccacacttcgtttttccgttaatttagtgcatcatccgggtatttaaagtgtactttttctttttggaattttcagtgtgaacatactacttgcactatttatacttaaaaacgtcatagaatagtgcataagtacgcgaattgggacgcaccttctgtttttagtacctttctgggcagtgaaaaaggaaatgatcttgctggcaatgcaggcctcactgagccatcggattttatcaaaaagatcttaatttgtgttctgaagatgaacaaagttctTACAGGTGTGGCATGACATGAGAGAGagtaatgactgaattttcatttttgggtgaactaacccttgaaataaaataatgcactgCACAGGCAGACCAACAGGTGGCGATATGATGTGTAAAGAGGTCCAGAAGCGACCAGAAGAAGAAAACAGCCTCATATGCATTCTGATGACGTCAGTCACATGACCACGTGGAAGTGAATATGGTTTATGAATCCTGTCAGAGGCCGAAACCAGCATCTTTTACTCACTGGACACCTTTTACGTTGAGTTCACACTCAGTGAGATTAACTGTCGCGGTTCGCAAACATGTCGTGGGTGAAATCAGTGGCGTCTAGTGAGGATGTTTTTGACGAGGATGTAGATGATATAAGTCTGCAGAACAAAGAATGGAAATACAACATGGAAAAACGCGCAAAGGTACGTGAACAGTCATTTATCAATGATAAACCTTTCACAACATGCTTGTACTGAAATGTTTTATCGTTTTTATTCGTGTTTTTCCATCTAAATGAGTATTACATCGTTCATGCattgtaagatttttaaaaaaaaaaacaccggTGACCATACAAAAGCAACAATCACGATGTGTAGCTAGTGAAAGCAGCGCAGTCTAGAAACGACTGCCGTGTGGTTTTCTGTCAGGATGGTTTCAGAGATGGCATTCATGCAGGGAAAGAAGCGTCACTACAGGCTGGTTTCAACATGGGATACATAGAAGGAGCCACTAAAATGACAGTCATCGGTCAGCTCAAAGGAATCATGAGGTAAGCAGGTGCATTTcttatttgtcataattttagGGCCTCTTTAGTAGAAATACATGCAACATACACCCACCAATAAGAGTAACTTATTATATAGTTGTCAGCGTTTTAGAGGTATTTTGTGGGTGTACGTTAACACTACATATTacaatcattaaaataaatcttcATGATTATGCTTTACAATTAATGTACAGGGACAATCACGTGACTCCATACTTAAAATGGTGTGAGCATATGATTAAACTACAGTACTAGCAAACAAAGTACCGCTAACGGAAGTGTATGATCCCTGTTTGGTAGTGTTTGGGAACCAATTCCTAACGTGCTAGGGTTGTTGTACCAAAAATAGCTCAAAGGCAATCATTTGGGTTCTTAATGGTTGTCAAGtagtgttgttattattaactaaaactttttaaattttttttctttaatagaattttaaatatcagataaaaaaaaaaaaaaaaaccttaaacttAAAGTAACGAATAGTAGAAATGGTCCCTaaacaactaactgaaatacaaaatgagctaaataaaaatatttaaaaaaaaaaaaaaaaaaaaaaatgataaaaacaaaacaaaattactaaaacttgaaAGCTAATTcagatattaataaatactataataatatagagctgcacgattctggatcaATTGAGAATatcagtttttttgtttaaaaaaagaggCCCCCAGATTCTGAAATaacaactaaaaaaacaaacaaacaaaaaaaaactaaaaacgtAATTTTCTAGATGTTCTGACAAAATGtgaattgctgcagtctatttaaataatatgtatattgatttaaatgaatgattcaatgacgcACTCTTAAATACGTCACTTGTTTCCTTAGTGGACAAATCTCTTAAATGAATGATTGAATGACAAACTCATTTTTTAACACTCTTTTGTCatcacctactggtgtaacaatgtaattgaagttacatttgaattaaattgaatCTTTATTTGAAGAATCAAGTTACCTTCAAAAAGTGATTGTCTATTTTGATTGCTACTGTAGACATCTGTGTTTATgtccaaactataaacttttatcttagTACTTCAGTGATAACttgaattattgtaacagaaataatgataccaCAAGGTTGAAAAGACAGCttatgaagctgtttcataACTATACATGACAGCTGCTCTCTCTCTGGGTCAGCGGCAGCGCAAATGTAGATTTGAATGTTTGCTGTCATCATACTtaaggtttaatagacaggcGAATCGTTATTCTTAGGGATAAGATTGCAATCTTTcaatgattaatcatgcagctcaaATAATACTTAAATAACACTGCTGTCAAGTTTACACCTTTGTTTACTCTGCTAGGACACCTGTGTGAGCTTGAGAAGAAGTGACATGTTACATAAACTGCATAATCTCTTTAATATGAgttaaaattaattgtaaaaatgtctcTCTGGGCCACTATACCTGAATCAAAATCCTAAATCTATTCTGTCcaatttttctgttgtttttgacCATGCCTTTTTTCACAGTGCCGTGCAATGCTGGTGTCAGGCTCAGCTGCCCGGAAGCCCAGCTTTAGCGTCTGTTACCGATCTGCTCCAGAGATTGGAGGCGCATGAGGACGGGCTGGTGGAGGCCATGAGAAAAGCCCAACAGAAGCCTCTACCTAGTGTGACCGAAATGGTGGATGACTTGGAGGACCTAAATGTGGAGCAAAGGAACCAGGGTGGAGAATCTAGATGCTCAAAAAATGGGGACTGTTGTGGGAGAGATGGAACGAACAATGATTGCTGTGGTAATGCCAGAGGCGTGAGTGAAGATTCAACAAGGATTCTTTCCCATGGTTCTTTCCCCACAACGCAGAGTTTCAAACAGTTGCTGCAGTGCTGCTTGGACCTAGTAACAGAACTGGGGCTTCCTGAAGAACTAAAACTTCACATTCAGCAGCTCATAGACACTTGAAGTGGATCCAGGGTTGTTTGTGGTGAACACTGCAGCAGACCGTCTGAATAACATCCTGTGTGGGCAGGAAACAACAAGCAAATTCTTGGAAATAAAATAGCCTGTGTATTAGTTGACTCAAATTGATAGTGTACTTCAGggagttgtttttatttaagtgATGTGATTCTGTTGAACTGCATTTTTGCTGGATTAGTAGCACAACAACACTACATTTATTACCGTTGGCTTCTATTAATGATTTAACATAAAGTGCACCTGTGCCAGTTATTGAATCCAAATACACCCGtttcttttaaaacaaagatTCAGTCTTTGCTTTGTACCTCCATCCATTTATTTGTGTTATcaaactttatttcaatgcaTAATATGGCTAACACATTTTATAATTGAATATATTAACTTTGTATGTTGAAATGTGTGATTCTGATTACCACTGTAAATTCTGAGCTGTAACCTAATTGAGTTGCACATTTACCACCAAATAAAagctatttatttaatcaagtggttatgtaatttatttatcagAAGTTAATGTGAgccatttaattaaatatgatcTATTTATGTAAACGTAACTGAGCTGTAACTTAATCTTGGAGCATGGGTTGGATATTATGTAACTAAGAGGTGCacattttataatgtgttatttttatCTCTGGGAATTCCAGCAGAATTTTGAATAAACTACCAGCATTTCTGTTTCGAGATGCAACTTTCTGAATTTTAATCTATCAGAGAAAGTGGActgcccttgtgaaaaagaagcctgcttaattgtattgaatgtgcatttGTGGTAtacttcatatcaaaagtatatttaaaaaaaaacataattgcagataattttaatgaaataaaaggcacTTAGAGtgcactttcatgactgtttcataagtatactttttaaaagtgcactttgtaatgtcaaattaagttttactttaaagtacattttaaagcattgttttaataatttttttatctttctttAAAGTTTCgatagaaattacatttaagtTTACTATAAATGCTTCTTTTATATATTctgcagtacactttaaccacatttcaaagacagtagaagtaattatgaaattacatataaaaatgtacttaagtcctacttaactgggtcaaaaaaaaaaaaaaaaaacgtttaagttaacttttaattgcatttaataaaaatcttaaactttcatttcactttcattgtattttcattcaatttcaaataacatgcaattaagtatctgaaaacattacatacagtgtgcacttaaagggatagttcacctaaaaataatagtttatttttatttttccatactatggaagtcaatggggtccatcaactgtttatgacattcttcaaaatatctttgtgttcagcagaagaaagaaattcatatagtTTTGGAACAAATTGAGGGTGTGTatatgatggcagaattttcatttttgggtgaaatatccctttaagtccATTCTATTAAAGCATTAATTCTGTAATAAGAACCGTTTTAAaggtatgctaaagtgtacttcttttcaCAAGAGTGGCTAAAGCAGCTGTCATAACTTTCCTAGTTCAGACAGACTGAGTTAATAGGTTCAAGATAGTTGTGTACTGTGTAGATGTACGCTAATGGACGTGGAGACCTTTGGAATCAGATTTCACTACATTCCTTTAATATGAGACCGTGCTCTGCCCTCTTCAAGTGCTTTAAATGAAGAACAAGAGCGAATAAAAGAAATCTCTGGCTTGAATTTTTCCTCTTTTGGCTAGGGTTAAAAAGGAAGTTACTCAATTAAAAACACGATATTATGAGTCTAAGGACCATGAAGTTCACAGTTTCCTGTGGCAGTATATTGACGGAAAGTGAAACTACAGTCATAATACACGTCGATCTTCCTGGACGCAAACATGGTTGTCTTGACAAGTAAAGGGAGAAATCTTCACATTTAGGTAGGAATTATGACATTTGAGTGTTTTAACATTCATGCCATGCGGATTTTGTCGATATGAAGTATCGATTAAACTCGCTAACAGCCACATGATGATGTTGACAGTTCATATTACAGTTCTTATGGTGCCTCTTATTAACCCTGAGCTTGGAAATCTCCGTTAAATACGTTCGGTTTAATTAAAGAATAGTTTAGCCTCTGTTTGTTGACGTAACATCGCTTTAGATTTACATGGAAGACAGAGTGTTGCAATATTATCTCTGGTAAACAGTGTCAACATTCAGAGTGTTGACGCTTGTGCCATGCGCCGCGAGACACCCTCACTCACCATGTATAATAATGTACAAACACACTAAAACT from Ctenopharyngodon idella isolate HZGC_01 chromosome 23, HZGC01, whole genome shotgun sequence carries:
- the otulina gene encoding OTU deubiquitinase with linear linkage specificity a translates to MSWVKSVASSEDVFDEDVDDISLQNKEWKYNMEKRAKDGFRDGIHAGKEASLQAGFNMGYIEGATKMTVIGQLKGIMSAVQCWCQAQLPGSPALASVTDLLQRLEAHEDGLVEAMRKAQQKPLPSVTEMVDDLEDLNVEQRNQGGESRCSKNGDCCGRDGTNNDCCGNARGVSEDSTRILSHGSFPTTQSFKQLLQCCLDLVTELGLPEELKLHIQQLIDT